Sequence from the candidate division KSB1 bacterium genome:
AAAATGCCGCCGCTGAGCGCGAATGGCAGATTGGCAAGAATTAAAAGCGAATGACGGAAATTGCCGAACGTGGTATAGAGCAGCGCGAAGATGATGAAGATCGAAAGCGGTAGCACGACCATGAGGCGGCGTGTCGCAGACTGTTGGTTCTCGAATTGTCCGCCCCACGTGAGATAATAGCCGGAAGGCAGTTGCACTTCTGCCGCAATTCGGCGCTGGGCTTCGCCGACGAAACTGCCGATATCGCGGCCACGCACGTTGCACTCCACCGCGATGCGGCGCTGGCCAAATTCGCGGCTCACTTGTACCGGCCCTTCTTCGGCGACGACGCGCGCGATTTGCGAGAGTGGAATTGCGCCGCCGCTTGGCAAATGCACGAGCGAGCGTTCAATCGGGGCGATGTCGTCACGTTTATTTTCGGGATAACGCACGACGACGGCAAAACGCTTATTGCCTTCGAAAATCTCCGACGCAACTTTGCCGCCGATGGCGATTTCGATGACGCTCTGCACGTCGGCCACGTTGAGGCCGTAACGCGCGATAGCCGCACGGTCGATATAAATGTTGAGATACGTTTGTCCGGCGATTTGCTCGGTGCTCACATCTTCGGCGCCGGTAATCGCGCGCACGACGTTGGCAATCTCATCGGCCTTCTTTTTGAGCGCCCCCAGATCATCGCCGAAAAGCTTGATCGCGAGATCGGACTTGACGCCAGAGACCAGCTCGTCGACGCGCATGGCAATCGGCTGCGTCATGTTGTAATTGACGCCGGGAATCTGCTGCAGTTCTTCAACCATTTTCGCGACAAGCTCTTCTTTGGTTTTGGCCGTTTTCCATTCGCTGTGCGGCTTGAGCGTCACATAAATGTCGCTGAGATTGACGCCCATCGGGTCGGTGGCGATGTCGGGACGGCCGAGGCGGCCAACGGCAAATTCGACCTCGGGAAATTGCATGATGATCTTCTGCACCTGCTTGTCGATCTCGATGGACTCGGTGAGGCTGATGCTCGGCATGCGAATCGGCTGCACCAAAATTGCGCCTTCGTCCAATTCGGGAATGAACTCCGTGCCAAGCATGGGCACGAGCGCAAATGAACCAAACAAAATTACTATGGCAGCAACGAGCATTTTGCCTTTATGATGCAATGCTTTCTCCAATGCCGGGGTATAATATTTCTTCAACCACCGCACCAGAAAAACTTCTTCATGCTCTGTTTTTTCCCTTTTAAAAATTTTGAATCGTTGCAATAAAATCCCCAACGGATAGATGAACGCCAACGGATAAGCCTTATCCGTTGGTTTTAATCTATCCGTTGGGGAAAAGTTTTTGGGTTGATGCTTGTTTGTATTGGCAAGGATAAAACGCGCCGCCGCGGGCATGAACGTGAGCGCGAGAAACAGCGAGCCCAGCAGCGCGAAGCCGACGGTCATCGCCATCGGCGTGAACATCTTGCCTTCGATGCCTTGCAGCGTGAGAATCGGCATGTAAACCGCGATGATGATGAGCACGCCGAACAGCACCGGCCGCGCCACTTCTTTCGCCGCGCTTTCGATGACGTGTTCGCGCTTCTCATCGGGATTGGCGTGGCTCAATCGGCGCACGCAATTTTCGATCATCACCACGGCGCCGTCGACGATCATGCCGAAATCGATCGCGCCGAGGCTCATGAGATTGGCGGAGAGGCCGCGCCACTTCATGCCGATGAACGCGAACAGCATCGACAGCGGAATCACCGAAGCCACCAGCAGCGCCGCGCGAATGTTGCCGAGAAAAACAAAGAGCACGGCAATGACGAGCAAGCCGCCTTCAATGAGATTCGTGCGCACCGTTTTGATCGTTTTCTCGACCAAATCGGTTTGATCATAATACGGATGAATCTTCACATGGCGCGGCAACGTTTTGTTGATCTCTTCAATTTTGGCTTTGACGCGCTTGATGACCTCGCGGCTGTTTTCGCCTTTGAGCATCATCACAATCGCGGCGGCGACCTCGCCGCGTGCTTGCATGACGACCGCGCCTTGCCGCACTTCTGCGCCGATGGTGACGTCGGCAACGTTCTTCACGTAAATCGGCGTGCCGTTCATGGTTTTAACGACGATGTTCTCCAAGTCGCTCATCGTCTGCGCGCGCCCGACGCCGCGAATGATGTATTGCTCCGAAGCATGCTCGATAAAATTGCCGCCGACCACACTGTTGTTGTTCTCGACCGCCGCGAAAACTTCGGCGAGCGAGAGGCCGTAGCTCAACAACTTTTCCGGCGCAACCAGAATTTGATATTGCTTCACGAGGCCGCCGAAACTATTGACTTCGGTAACGCCAGGCACGGTGCGCAGTTGCGGCTTGATCACCCAGTCTTGAATGCTGCGCAGCTCCATCAAATCCAGGCTGTCGCTTTCGAGAAAGTATTGATAGATTTCGCCCATGCCCGAAGTGACCGGCCCCATTTCCGGCTCCGGCATGTTGGGCGGCAGCGCTTCCCGCGCGCTTTGCAAACGTTCGAGCACAAGCTGGCGCGCGAAGTAAATATCAACGTCATCTTCGAACACGACGGTGATGACGCTCAAACCGAATTTTGAAATCGAGCGCACTTCGGTGAGTTGCGGCAGTCCGTTCATCGCCACTTCAATCGGAAAGGTGACGAGCTGCTCGACTTCCACCGGCGAAAGCCCGGGCGCCACCGCGAGAATCTGCACCTGCACGTTGGTCACATCGGGAAACGCGTCGATGGGAATGTGCGCGAGCGACCAATAGCCGAGTCCGGCCATGAGAATGACGAGGCAGAAGATGAGCAGTGGCTGCTTGAGAGAAAATTGGATGAGACGATTGATCATGAAAAATCTCCAAAAGGTTAGTGTTGGCATTCAAAAATTTTATAATTTTTTGTCTTGACTTGGAATTTTTAATTTCATATCTCTGTTATAGTATTTAAGCAATTTCTAAAGTAATCATGGAGATCATCGTGAAAGCATCAATTTTCTTTGCCGGCGCCGCGCTGTTGTTGGCGGCGGGCTGCGCCAAATCGCCCAGCGCATCGGATAACCGTCCACCCCAAATCACCCGTGTCGACGTTGCCAATCCAGTCATTCGCGTCGGCCAAGCCACAACGATCACGTGCCGTGCGATAGATCCCGACAATGACGAGCTTACGTACAAATGGGAAACCGCGAATGGCTTGGGCTACATTCTCGGCAGCGGCGCAACGGTGAGATACGCCACCTCAGCGTGTTGTTCCGGCGCCAATCAAATCAAAGTGACTGTTTCTGATCCAAAAGATGCAAGTGACAGCCAGCAAGTCAACGTGGATGTGATTCCTTAGAAAGCAGCCAACATGCGAACCGTATTCATCTTTGTCTTCGCCGCCACAACGCTGTTTTGGACAGAGCACCTCGCCGCGCAAGGCTGCTGCACCGCCGGTTCGCCGTCGCTGGGCAGTTTGCAAACCGGCTTGCTGCAAAATCGCCGGTTCGGCCTTTCGGCAGCGTATGAATTTACCCGTTTGACGACGGCTTATCGAGGAACGCAAAAAATTCGTGACCCGCTTGGTCGCGAAGCCGAGGTTGGCAATCTCTCGCTCGAATTCGGCTACGGTTTGAGTGACCGATTCTCTTTGCATCTCATCGGCAATTATTCCAATCGCCGCCGCGAAATCAATCTCAGCGATGGGGCTTCGTTTGTTTCGCAGGGTCGCGGATTCGGTGACTTGGTCGCCTTGCTCAAATTTGGCATTTGGCGACTCGATCTTGCCAACCAACGCGAATTGGCAATTGGCGTTGGCGTGAAAGCGCCGGCCGGCCAATTCCGGCTGCGCGAAAACGGCGTCCGCCTTTCTTACGATTTGCAGCCTGGCACTGGCTCATGGGATCCGCTCATTTGGCTTTATGCTTTCAAAGGATTCTTACCACGGCGTTTCAATTTTTTCGGCAGCGCCACTTTGCGTTTTCCAACTGAAAATCCGGATGGCTACAAAATTGGCCGCGAGCTTTCTTATTTCATTGGCGGTAGTCACCGCTGTTGCAATCCGCTTGATGTGCTTTTGCAAATTCGTGGCCGCCATACCAGCGCCGATCAATTTCAGGGCTTTCAACGGCCCAGCACCGGCGGCACTTGGTTATTTTTTGTGCCTGCGGTCAATCTGAATTTGACCAATCAACTTGCCCTGCAAATGCAATATCAGCAGCCGCTTTATTTTCGTGTCAACGGCCAGCAGATGGCGCAAGACCGCACTTTGGCGCTGGCGGCATTTTACCACAGGTGAAAAAAATGTCAAAGAACATTGTGTTCCGCTATGTTTTGGCAATCATTGCCTTGCTCGTAATTGGAATGTTGCTATTTTCAACTCCTTTGTTTACCCAAACCGGCGGCAAGAAATTGCTCATTCACATGCGCACCAACATCAAAAAGGATGATGGCCCGCCGTGCGTCGGTTTCAACATGGCATTGGCCGGACTGAAAGCAGGCTATCAAGTCGAGATGTTGTTCGATATTGAAGCGGCGTACAATATCAAAATTTTCACCGACAGCAAAACCGATTATGAGCGCTACACCGTGCCAGCCGATCTCAAAGCATTGGTCAAAGAACAATATCCCGATTTTCCAATGGACAAAGTGAAAACCTATCAGGATTTTCTCAGCGTTTATCATCAACTCGGCGTCAAGATCACCGTCAATGGCACGTGGAATGCGCTCACACAAGTTGAGAAAACCGTTAAAGGCAAAGAGCACATCATCCCGATTGCCGAGCCGTTAAGCTTGAAAGAGATGGCCGCGCACATAGCGACGGCAGATGTTTATGTTGCTTATTAACATGGAAACTTTGAACGATAATTTACTCCGTTGTGTGCCCGTACACGTTTGGGCGAAATGGCAAAACCCTTCACAGCGCGAGCTACTACTTAAGAAACGGGAAAAGCCACTGGCTATTCTCTTTGCCGACATTGAAGGTTGCACTCGGCTCTGTGAAGATTTGCCGTCAAGAGAAATGAATCTGCTCATTGAGACATATTTCTCTCGCTTCTTTGAGGTTATTGAAGAAGCCGGTGGCACGGTCAACGAGATCATGGGTGACGGCTTTATGGCCGTTTTTGAGGAGAATGATCTTCCCAAGAACATTCTCGCCGCCTCCATTGCTGCATTGAATATTCAACGTCATGCCAATGAACTGAACATCCAAAGATTAAAAGAATATGAGCCGGTTTCGGTCAACATTGGCATTCATGCCGGTAGCGCCTTTGTCGGCTTCACGAAATTCCGAACCTCGGCTGGCGAACGCTGGACATATACAGCATCGGGCACGGTCACCAATATTGCGGCGCGGCTGTGCGCTTTGGCAATCAACGGCGCGATTTTAGTGAGTGATGCCGTTGCAGAAATCATTAAAGGCCTTTATGCCTTGCACCCGCTCGGCCAGCAGAAACTGAAAAACGTAAGCCAACCTGTGTTCATTTTCAAAATTAAGCAATCGACAACCACAAACATTTAAACCTATCAAGGAGCAACTATGAGAACCATCATTTCCATCTTCGTGCTGCTTATTGCCGCCAGCTTGCTGTTCGCCACAAGCGACAAAGAAAAAAAGACCGCGACCAAACTCGAGTTGAAAATTTCCGGCATGACTTGCGCCGATTGCGCGTCGCATGTCGAGAAAGCCATTCGCCGTGACAAGAACGTTGCGGAGGCGCAAGTCAACTGGAAGGAAGGTCTCGCCGTCGTCCAATTCAAAGAGAAAGTCGAGGCCAACGCCAGCCTGCCGCTGTTTGCGGAATTGAAGAAAGCCGGTTACACGTTGGAAGAAATCAAGGACGAAAGCGGCGCGCGATGGTCGATCAAGATGACCTGTTGCGGCCCGAACGTGTGCAAAATCGGCGAAAAGTAAATCAGGCAAAGATGGCGCAGCAATTTTTTAGTTCAGTTGTCAAAGAACTGCGATCATGGGATGAATGCCGACCCGCAAATTTCGTTTGGCGTTCATCCTTCCACAACAGGTTTTGAAATGAAACCGGATGACCCATGAAAAAAATCTACGTCGAAGGAAAACTTTGCATCGGCCCGAATTTCTCCAAAGCCGAATTTACTTTGATCAAACGCAATCTCGCCAACCAAAAAGGCTTGGAAACTTTGGCCGATTCGCTGGCTGTGGCAGGCAATAGCCAGCGCTTGAAAATTTTGTACCTGTTGCACGCGCATCATGAGATGTGCGTTTGCGACTTGGCCGAAGTGTTGGAATTGACCGACTCTGCGGCTTCGCAGCATTTGCGCAAGCTCAAAGATAAAAATCTGGTCAAAACTCGTCGCGACGGCCAAACCATTTTTTATTCACTTGTGCAAAATGTTTTTACTTCCAACCTGGAAGACATGTTTGTGCAAGATGAAACCAAAGAACAACATGCTTTTGTTTTGAATGAAAGGAGTTAATCTATGCAAAAAACCACTTTATCAACTGTTGGAAGTGTTGTGACCGCAATTGTTGCTTCACTTTGTTGTATTGGGCCGGCAGTTTTGGCGATTGTCGGCGCTGGAAGCCTCGGTGCTTTTGCCGCCTTTGAAAAATATCGTCTCTATTTCATCGGGATAACCGCCGTCTTGCTCGGTGCGGCGTTTTATCTCACCTACCGCAAGCGCGAGGTGAAATGCGAAGATGGCTCGTGCAAAATAGAAGGCGCGGGCAAATGGAACAAGCTCGGCGTGTGGAGCGCGACGATTATTGCTGTTCTTGCCATTTCGTATCCCTATCTCGCGGCAAAGCCTTCTGCCACGACCAATGCCGCTTTCACGCCCAAAGCGACTGTGGTGTTGGAAGTCAAAGGCATGACGTGCACCGCGTGCGCTTCGCATATTCAAACCGCGCTTTCCGGCGTCAAGGGCGTGCATTCGGCCAGCGTCACCTACGAAACCGGCAAAGCCGTCATCGCTTATGACTCTGCACTGGTGCAACCGAATGCCCTGATCAAACAAGTTGAAGAAACCGGTTATTCGGCAACACTTGCGCCGGAAAACAAAGGAGAGTGATATGAGTTCCTGTTGCGCGCAACCCATCGAAGTGATTGCCGCTGACCAACACAAAAGCGGTGAAGATTGCTGTCTCGTCACCGAGAAAATGCCCGCGCCGGCGAGAGCGGCATGTCCCGTTTCCGGAACGCTTTCGCGCAAGATTCAAAGACGAACGCTGGAACATTTGCTGAAACCGGAGAAGCTTGGTTCCCTGCGCCATGTGCAATATTACTACTGCAAGGAATCCGCCTGCAACGTGGTTTATTTCTCCAACGAGAATGTGCCTTTCTTTACGACTGATGAGGTTGCGGTAAAAGTGTTTGTCAAAGATCAGGGTGACGACGTTCCTGTTTGCTACTGCTTCAATTGGACACGTGCTCGTATCAAACAGGAGATTAGAGAAACTAAAAAATCGACCGCTGCCATAGAAATCGCGCGCGAAATCAAAGCCGGCAACTGCGCGTGCGACATTAAAAATCCCAAAGGGGAATGCTGCCTTGGCGATGTCAATACGTTTGTCAAAGATGCGACATCGGCGGCAACGGCATGAATGTTCATTAACAACGCCACGAGACGCTCCCTATCGATATACGCTTCCTTAAAGCCAACGACGTGTTCGGTTACAATATTTTTGATAACCTTCACCGTGTGCTTGACGAAGATATTCTTCTTCAAGCCGAACCTGGATTTGCATCGACGCTTCGCCGAGGACGAGTGTTGTCAAAGTCACGGCATTGGGCAAGAGGAGAAAAAATCCGAGCAAGGTGACGCGCATGCCGAGGAAAATTGGATTGCGCGATATTCCAAAAACACCGTGCGTAATCAACGCGGTTTTGGTGTTCGCGTCGATGCCGATGCGCCAGGAGTTACCCATTTGCGCTTGCGCGAGCAGCGTCCAAATCAATGAAGCGGCCAGCAACAATAAACCGGCGTATTTTAGCATGGGTTGATCAAGCCAAATGATTGGCGTCAAATACTCATAAGTTCTATTCGAAGCGGTGTGAAGAATGACGACGACAACAATTGCGGCCATCGTCACGCGAAAGAGCATGCCGACATAATCATGCACATTATCAGCTTTGCCGAGCACGTAGGGATTGACGCCGGTTCTTTTCCAAACTAAAAACGAGCGCCAGAAAAATGCGAACGTGAGATAGACGATCAGATAAATCGGAAGCACGTATCGCAGAATTGCGTCCATATTCACCTCAATGATGTTCTTCGCCAAACGTTTCCTTGGCCAGCTCCGATTTCAAAAAGAAGCCACCGCGAGTCACGATGCGTTCGCCCGTTGCGAGGCCGTCGAGCACTTCAACAAACTCGCGTGTCTCCACGCCGGTGCGCACTTCGCGTTTTTCAAAAGTTGAATCATTGCGCGCGACGAAAACGAAATGTTTTTCGGTTTCACCGAGCATGGCGCTGGCCGGAACTTTGATGGTGTTGCCGCCAAGCTCCGTCGTGAGATGAACGCTGGCAAACATTTCCGGCTTGAGCTTGCCGCTCGGATTTTGCACTTCAAGGCGTGCCTTCACCGTGCGGGTTTGTGCATCGACCACGTCGAAAATCTCCGTCACCGTCGCGGCAAACATTTCGCGCGGATAGGGCGTGACTTCGACTTGCGCCTTCATGCCTTTGTGAATACGCGGCAAATCCTGCTCGTAAATATCCGCGAGAATCCACAACCTCGAGAGATCGGCGATTTCAAACAAATGCGCGCCCAGCTCGACGAATTGGCCTTGCACGACTTCAGCGCTGAGCACCGCGCCGCTGAATGGCGCGCGCACCGGCAGAAAGCCCATTGGCTCTTTGCTCGTTTCCAATTGCTGCAAATCCGCCTCGCTCAATCCGGCGACTTCCAATTTTCTGCGCGCCGAGAGCAAAATGGTTTTTGCCGTCGATTGATCGGCGCTTTCATTGCCGAAGCGTTGCGTGCGTTCGATCGCCTGCAAATATTCCATCTGCATCGAGAGAAATTCCTGGCTGAAAATCTGCGCCAGCGTTTCTCCCGCGGCGACGCGATCGCCGGCAAACGCCGAAACTTTTTCCACGCGGCCGGCGAGACGCGCGGTGATGGCCGCGCGGCGGCGCTCATTGAGCATCACTTTTCCGGGCAACGTCAGCGGAATCGGCACGGAGCTTTCTTTCACTTCAGCGGTTTCGAGATGAATGTGAAAAAGCTGGTGCTTGGTCAAAGTCACGATAGTGGCATTGGCCTCGTGATTCTCAGCAGCCTCGTGAAGGTGCTCGTCGGTTTGTGGTTTTGTGCAAGCGACGAACGCACCAGCGACGAAGAGTAAAACGTATTTGTTCATGTTTGATTCCTTGAGAAGATGTTTGTAGTAGACCCTTTAGGGTCAAAGGATGTGTTGAGCCATGTGTGCCTGAAGGCACTACTACGAACTTCATTCATTTTCACCGATCGCTTCCAAATCAGCGCGGGCAGCGAGGTAATTGAAAAGCACGCGGCTCTTTTCCAAGCGCGCTTGCCGCGCGGTGCGATAGATGTCCAGCAAATCCGTGAGTGAAAGCTGGCCGGACTGATATGCCGTCACCGCCGCATTCACGGCGTTTTGGGATTCCGGCAGCACGACGTTGCGAAATTCCAAAACTTGTTTTTCCGCTGTTTCAACCGCTGCAAATGCGACTTCAAAATTGTGGCGCATACGCTGCTCAAAATAAGCCAATCGCGTCTCTGCCGCGGCCAATTCAGCCTGCGCAATTTGCACTTCGCCTTTTGGCGCGGCGCGAGTGAACAAAGGCAAACTGATGCTGGCTTCAATGCCAAAAGCATTCACGGTTTCACCTTCCGGTTGCATCGCGGTAAACGGCGGATTCTCTGCGACCCGTTGAAACGATGCGCCGAAGGAAAAATCCGGACGGCCGACAAGCCGTGCCAATTGCAACGCGCGGCGCTGACGCTCAACCGCCGTGACAAAAATTTGACGCAGGTTGGATTGCTGTACAACAAAGGCAAATACCGAATCGCGCGGCAAAGTCAAGGGCGTATAAGCCAATGAATCACTCAACTGCAACGGCTGAGGGCTTTGGCGACCAAGCAAAAGATTGAGCCTTGTCAACGCCGCAACTTGTTCCTGCTGCACAGCGGCCAGCTCGCTGCGGCCGCGTCCCAGCTCGATTCGGCTGCGCACGACATCGACATAGCTTGCGGCCCCGCTTTGATAGCGTTCGGTGAGCAACCGTTGCAAGTCATCGAGAAGCTGCACGGCAAATCGTTGGCTCGTAAAGTTTTCCTTGGCCAGAAGATTTTCGTAATAGCGTTTCTTGACTTCTGCCGTGAGCAAGGCACGCAACCGCGCCAGTTGCAATTCGGCAATTTGGCGGCCGGCAAGCGCTACGGCTTTGCGGTTACTGCGCTTGCCGGGAAATTCGAAGCTCTGGCTCAGGCCGATTTCGATTTCATCTTGCTCGCTGAAATCGAAGTTGATTTCATTGACGCGCGAAAAAATCTCGGCGGGCGGCAGCGCTCCGGCCAGCACGCTCTGCCCTTGCGCCGCAGCAATTTCCTGCTGCGCGAGCGCAAGTTGAGGATTCTGACGCAAAGCCAAGTCAACGGCTTCCTGCAAAGACAGTTTCTCCTGTGCGCCGCTCTTGTTGATCAAAAATAGAAATGCAAACAGCACGGCCATGCAGGAATGCAAAAATGGAGACACGTTCGGGTTCCTTTCATAGTCAGAACAGAATTCTACAAGCAAGGGAAAGAAAATCGTGAGAAGGAAATCAAGCCAAAGGAGGGTGGTCGATGTTACGGAGGGGTTCTAAAAAGAAATGCAATTCTTCACCGACACGAAGAGGCGTCGCAACGAGCAAGGTGGCGCCAAGCGTTATTTTGGGCGAATCTATCAAGAGATGACAAAAGCATTGGCAGGAGTTGCTGTTTTCATCATCGGATGGCGAGATCGGCGTCGTATGTTTGGATAACAAGCAGCAAACCAACGTCACGCAATTTTCGCCGGAGCTGCCTTGCAGGCAATCCACATCGCCGCAGAAAAACAAACCGATGATTTGTAGTAACAACGCGGACTTGGCGAGTGGGTTAAAAAATTTTTGTGAAGCGGCAAAATGCATAAAAATAAAGAATGTCAAACCCGCCGGAATCTTAAAACACGGCCGCTTGCCGGGCCGCCTTCTGCAAGCGCCCGGAACAATCTGTTGAAAATAAGTTAAAGCAAAGGTGAGATGGGAGGTTCTTCAATGAACTCTTGACGGTCCTCATTTTGCTTTTGGCAATCGAGACAGCGTAAAGAACTGGGCATGGCCTCCAGGCGCGGCTCCGCGATGTCATTGCCGCAATCCACGCATTTGCCGTACGTGCCTTCGTCAATGCGTTTGAGCGACTCGTTGATATCCGCCAGTTCTTCGGTATCCATCGTCAACAAGCCCGAGATGTATTCGCGATCTTTATCGAGCCGCGAAGCCTCTTCGAACTCCGCGCTGCGCGACGAGGTGGCACTTTCGATTTCCACTTCGTGATGCGTTAAAGACGCCACAATGCGGTCACGCTCTTCTAAAAGCTTTTTCTTGAAATAATTCAGTTTTTTCTGGTCCATGTACGAATTTCCTCGAAATAGTTCGTGGAGAACGCCTGAAGCAAAGCGCATCGCAAATCGAGCCGGGCATGGCAGGCCTCCGCTCAAAACGCGCCAATTTACTCATTTTCCAATTTCAAAGCAACAAAAAATTTGTTTTCACCGCGCACAATCCGCAGCAGCACGGTATCGCCGGGCTTCAACGCACCGGCAATTCGATTAAACTCCCGAACGCTGCGGACGGTTTCACGAT
This genomic interval carries:
- a CDS encoding TraR/DksA family transcriptional regulator; its protein translation is MDQKKLNYFKKKLLEERDRIVASLTHHEVEIESATSSRSAEFEEASRLDKDREYISGLLTMDTEELADINESLKRIDEGTYGKCVDCGNDIAEPRLEAMPSSLRCLDCQKQNEDRQEFIEEPPISPLL
- a CDS encoding metalloregulator ArsR/SmtB family transcription factor; this encodes MKKIYVEGKLCIGPNFSKAEFTLIKRNLANQKGLETLADSLAVAGNSQRLKILYLLHAHHEMCVCDLAEVLELTDSAASQHLRKLKDKNLVKTRRDGQTIFYSLVQNVFTSNLEDMFVQDETKEQHAFVLNERS
- a CDS encoding efflux RND transporter permease subunit — translated: MINRLIQFSLKQPLLIFCLVILMAGLGYWSLAHIPIDAFPDVTNVQVQILAVAPGLSPVEVEQLVTFPIEVAMNGLPQLTEVRSISKFGLSVITVVFEDDVDIYFARQLVLERLQSAREALPPNMPEPEMGPVTSGMGEIYQYFLESDSLDLMELRSIQDWVIKPQLRTVPGVTEVNSFGGLVKQYQILVAPEKLLSYGLSLAEVFAAVENNNSVVGGNFIEHASEQYIIRGVGRAQTMSDLENIVVKTMNGTPIYVKNVADVTIGAEVRQGAVVMQARGEVAAAIVMMLKGENSREVIKRVKAKIEEINKTLPRHVKIHPYYDQTDLVEKTIKTVRTNLIEGGLLVIAVLFVFLGNIRAALLVASVIPLSMLFAFIGMKWRGLSANLMSLGAIDFGMIVDGAVVMIENCVRRLSHANPDEKREHVIESAAKEVARPVLFGVLIIIAVYMPILTLQGIEGKMFTPMAMTVGFALLGSLFLALTFMPAAARFILANTNKHQPKNFSPTDRLKPTDKAYPLAFIYPLGILLQRFKIFKREKTEHEEVFLVRWLKKYYTPALEKALHHKGKMLVAAIVILFGSFALVPMLGTEFIPELDEGAILVQPIRMPSISLTESIEIDKQVQKIIMQFPEVEFAVGRLGRPDIATDPMGVNLSDIYVTLKPHSEWKTAKTKEELVAKMVEELQQIPGVNYNMTQPIAMRVDELVSGVKSDLAIKLFGDDLGALKKKADEIANVVRAITGAEDVSTEQIAGQTYLNIYIDRAAIARYGLNVADVQSVIEIAIGGKVASEIFEGNKRFAVVVRYPENKRDDIAPIERSLVHLPSGGAIPLSQIARVVAEEGPVQVSREFGQRRIAVECNVRGRDIGSFVGEAQRRIAAEVQLPSGYYLTWGGQFENQQSATRRLMVVLPLSIFIIFALLYTTFGNFRHSLLILANLPFALSGGIFALLIRGLHISVSASIGFIALFGVAVLNGVVLVTYMNQLRAQGISVPLAVVRGASERLRPVLMTALVAMLGFIPMALSHGTGAEVQRPLATVVIGGLVTSTLLTLFILPVVYQWLETRRE
- a CDS encoding cation transporter, with the protein product MRTIISIFVLLIAASLLFATSDKEKKTATKLELKISGMTCADCASHVEKAIRRDKNVAEAQVNWKEGLAVVQFKEKVEANASLPLFAELKKAGYTLEEIKDESGARWSIKMTCCGPNVCKIGEK
- a CDS encoding isoprenylcysteine carboxylmethyltransferase family protein, which encodes MDAILRYVLPIYLIVYLTFAFFWRSFLVWKRTGVNPYVLGKADNVHDYVGMLFRVTMAAIVVVVILHTASNRTYEYLTPIIWLDQPMLKYAGLLLLAASLIWTLLAQAQMGNSWRIGIDANTKTALITHGVFGISRNPIFLGMRVTLLGFFLLLPNAVTLTTLVLGEASMQIQVRLEEEYLRQAHGEGYQKYCNRTRRWL
- a CDS encoding (2Fe-2S)-binding protein, with the translated sequence MSSCCAQPIEVIAADQHKSGEDCCLVTEKMPAPARAACPVSGTLSRKIQRRTLEHLLKPEKLGSLRHVQYYYCKESACNVVYFSNENVPFFTTDEVAVKVFVKDQGDDVPVCYCFNWTRARIKQEIRETKKSTAAIEIAREIKAGNCACDIKNPKGECCLGDVNTFVKDATSAATA
- a CDS encoding adenylate/guanylate cyclase domain-containing protein, which translates into the protein METLNDNLLRCVPVHVWAKWQNPSQRELLLKKREKPLAILFADIEGCTRLCEDLPSREMNLLIETYFSRFFEVIEEAGGTVNEIMGDGFMAVFEENDLPKNILAASIAALNIQRHANELNIQRLKEYEPVSVNIGIHAGSAFVGFTKFRTSAGERWTYTASGTVTNIAARLCALAINGAILVSDAVAEIIKGLYALHPLGQQKLKNVSQPVFIFKIKQSTTTNI
- a CDS encoding TolC family protein, with the protein product MSPFLHSCMAVLFAFLFLINKSGAQEKLSLQEAVDLALRQNPQLALAQQEIAAAQGQSVLAGALPPAEIFSRVNEINFDFSEQDEIEIGLSQSFEFPGKRSNRKAVALAGRQIAELQLARLRALLTAEVKKRYYENLLAKENFTSQRFAVQLLDDLQRLLTERYQSGAASYVDVVRSRIELGRGRSELAAVQQEQVAALTRLNLLLGRQSPQPLQLSDSLAYTPLTLPRDSVFAFVVQQSNLRQIFVTAVERQRRALQLARLVGRPDFSFGASFQRVAENPPFTAMQPEGETVNAFGIEASISLPLFTRAAPKGEVQIAQAELAAAETRLAYFEQRMRHNFEVAFAAVETAEKQVLEFRNVVLPESQNAVNAAVTAYQSGQLSLTDLLDIYRTARQARLEKSRVLFNYLAARADLEAIGENE
- a CDS encoding mercuric transporter MerT family protein; protein product: MQKTTLSTVGSVVTAIVASLCCIGPAVLAIVGAGSLGAFAAFEKYRLYFIGITAVLLGAAFYLTYRKREVKCEDGSCKIEGAGKWNKLGVWSATIIAVLAISYPYLAAKPSATTNAAFTPKATVVLEVKGMTCTACASHIQTALSGVKGVHSASVTYETGKAVIAYDSALVQPNALIKQVEETGYSATLAPENKGE
- a CDS encoding efflux RND transporter periplasmic adaptor subunit — protein: MNKYVLLFVAGAFVACTKPQTDEHLHEAAENHEANATIVTLTKHQLFHIHLETAEVKESSVPIPLTLPGKVMLNERRRAAITARLAGRVEKVSAFAGDRVAAGETLAQIFSQEFLSMQMEYLQAIERTQRFGNESADQSTAKTILLSARRKLEVAGLSEADLQQLETSKEPMGFLPVRAPFSGAVLSAEVVQGQFVELGAHLFEIADLSRLWILADIYEQDLPRIHKGMKAQVEVTPYPREMFAATVTEIFDVVDAQTRTVKARLEVQNPSGKLKPEMFASVHLTTELGGNTIKVPASAMLGETEKHFVFVARNDSTFEKREVRTGVETREFVEVLDGLATGERIVTRGGFFLKSELAKETFGEEHH